A genome region from Chryseobacterium indicum includes the following:
- a CDS encoding zinc ribbon domain-containing protein YjdM, with protein sequence MSDTVLCPKCSSEFTYPSDNMMVCSQCFYEWNPEEESADASNSGKILDSNGNELQDGDSVVVIKDLPVKGAPKPVKAGTKVKNIRLRPDSDHNIDCKIDGFGSMALKSEFVKKA encoded by the coding sequence ATGAGTGATACTGTACTTTGTCCAAAATGCAGCTCCGAGTTTACTTATCCGAGCGATAATATGATGGTTTGTTCCCAGTGTTTTTACGAATGGAATCCCGAAGAAGAAAGCGCAGATGCATCAAATTCAGGGAAAATCTTAGATTCTAACGGTAACGAGCTTCAGGATGGAGATTCTGTGGTGGTTATTAAAGATCTTCCGGTAAAAGGTGCTCCAAAACCTGTAAAAGCTGGAACAAAAGTTAAAAATATCCGTCTGAGACCGGACAGCGATCATAATATCGACTGTAAAATAGATGGTTTCGGTTCTATGGCACTGAAGTCTGAATTTGTGAAAAAGGCTTAA